One Papaver somniferum cultivar HN1 chromosome 10, ASM357369v1, whole genome shotgun sequence genomic window carries:
- the LOC113319254 gene encoding uncharacterized protein LOC113319254, protein MLKRITGMGRLSVYVILLYVCAFVICAVSLDQEKMEDSKILNVGEELLRETLPLQMGSRLYRLNGLKSSTWYEVKISYPASIPASFSIQLIRDKSDIGHNWNRRLLNTEKLIFEADSNDIHQSLDQSQKYVLVSVESAGVVSIPGVKERELVLFNIVCDELLLGIPHKAIWVGVLVFICLGVACIVPSFLPPYLLVRKQKS, encoded by the exons ATGCTTAAACGTATTACTGGGATGGGTCGATTGTCGGTCTATGTGATTCTGCTATATGTTTGTGCTTTTGTCATTTGTGCTGTATCTCTTGACCAAGAAAAGAT GGAAGATAGCAAAATTCTGAATGTTGGGGAAGAGTTACTGCGTGAAACCTTACCTTTGCAAATGGGTTCTCGCCTGTACCGATTAAATGGACTCAAATCATCTACTTGGTATGAAGTGAAGATTTCATATCCAGCTTCT ATTCCCGCTAGCTTTTCCATTCAACTGATAAGGGACAAATCAGATATTGGGCACAACTGGAACAGAAGGTTACTCAACACAGAGAAACTGATATTTGAGGCTGATAGTAACGACATTCACCAG AGTTTGGATCAAAGTCAGAAATATGTTCTTGTATCTGTGGAGTCTGCTGGAGTTGTTTCCATTCCTGGCGTAAAGGAGAGGGAACTCGTCTTATTTAATATAG TTTGTGATGAGCTCTTACTTGGGATCCCACACAAAGCTATCTGGGTTGGAGTGCTGGTGTTTATATGTTTAGGGGTTGCATGCATTGTTCCATCTTTTCTTCCGCCATATTTACTAGTGAGGAAACAAAAATCATAA